In Rouxiella sp. WC2420, the following proteins share a genomic window:
- the araD gene encoding L-ribulose-5-phosphate 4-epimerase, producing the protein MLKQLKEQVLEANLALPRHNLVTFTWGNVSAVDRQLGLMVIKPSGIEYQHMTLEDMVVVEIKSGRVVEGNKKPSSDTDTHRVLYLNFADIGGIVHTHSRHATIWAQAGLDIPAWGTTHADYFYGAIPCTRQMTKAEIAESYEWQTGEVIVETFAERRLSAQEIPAVLVHSHGPFAWGKDADNAVHNAVVLEEIAYMGIFSQQLSPQLETMQQSLLDKHYLRKHGKHAYYGQ; encoded by the coding sequence ATGCTCAAACAATTGAAAGAACAAGTACTTGAAGCCAATCTCGCGCTTCCTCGTCATAATCTGGTGACTTTTACCTGGGGCAATGTCAGCGCAGTTGATCGCCAGCTTGGATTAATGGTTATTAAACCCTCTGGAATCGAGTATCAGCATATGACCCTGGAAGATATGGTGGTGGTTGAGATTAAGAGCGGCAGAGTGGTGGAGGGCAATAAAAAGCCGTCCTCCGACACTGATACTCATCGTGTTTTATACCTCAACTTTGCCGATATTGGTGGTATTGTGCATACCCATTCCCGTCACGCTACTATTTGGGCGCAGGCCGGCCTGGATATTCCGGCTTGGGGAACGACTCATGCCGATTACTTCTATGGCGCCATCCCCTGTACTCGCCAGATGACCAAGGCCGAAATTGCCGAAAGCTATGAATGGCAAACCGGTGAGGTTATCGTTGAAACCTTTGCCGAGCGTCGGCTTTCCGCCCAGGAAATCCCAGCGGTGCTGGTCCATTCGCATGGCCCGTTTGCCTGGGGAAAAGATGCTGACAATGCAGTGCACAACGCGGTAGTGCTTGAAGAAATTGCCTACATGGGGATCTTTTCGCAACAGCTGTCTCCGCAGTTAGAGACTATGCAGCAGTCGCTGCTTGATAAGCATTATTTGCGTAAACACGGCAAGCATGCCTATTACGGCCAATAG
- the acnA gene encoding aconitate hydratase AcnA, giving the protein MSSDLRKNSQDKLADLDKEYHFYSLPKAAATLGNIDKLPKSMKVLLENLLRNIDGDTVTEQDLQAIVDWQKTGHADREIAYRPARVLMQDFTGVPAVVDLAAMRQAVERLGGNVNQVNPLSPVDLVIDHSVTVDEFGDRAAFGENVKLEMERNHERYIFLRWGQKAFNRFRVVPPGTGICHQVNLEYLGQTVWHEQQNGVEVAYPDTLVGTDSHTTMINGLGVLGWGCGGIEAEAAMLGQPVSMLIPDVVGFKLSGKLGEGITATDLVLTVTQMLRKHGVVGKFVEFYGDGLADLPLADRATIANMSPEFGATCGFFPVDEVTLSYMKLSGRSDEQIALVQAYSKEQGLWRNEGDEPIFTSTLELDMGTVESSLAGPKRPQDRVALPNVPQAFKLATELELSNSTSHSDSVDFNYKDQALQLTTGAVVIAAITSCTNTSNPSVLMAAGLLAKNAAARGLKSKPWVKTSLAPGSKVVTEYLNAAGLMPELEKLGFNLVGYGCTTCIGNSGPLPEPIETAIKQGDLTVGAVLSGNRNFEGRIHPLIKTNWLASPPLVVAYALAGNISVNLTHDPLGIGSDGKPVYLRDIWPSANEIAKAVEQVKTEMFHKEYAEVFNGDENWQSIKVEGTPTYAWQEDSTYIRHPPFFSDMKVKPDPVQDIKDARILAILADSVTTDHISPAGNIKAESPAGRYLSEHGVKTGDFNSYGSRRGNHEVMMRGTFANIRIRNEMVPGVEGGVTRHIPSGDRLAIYDAAMRYQAEGVPTAVIAGKEYGSGSSRDWAAKGPRLLGVRVVIAESFERIHRSNLIGMGILPLEFPQGVSRKTLNLKGDETISVSGMQSLKPGQDVPVHITYADGRKEVINARSRIDTGNELTYFENGGILHYVIRKML; this is encoded by the coding sequence ATGTCGTCCGATCTTCGCAAGAATAGTCAGGATAAGCTGGCAGATCTTGATAAGGAATATCACTTTTACAGCTTACCCAAAGCTGCCGCCACCCTCGGTAATATCGATAAACTCCCGAAATCCATGAAGGTGCTGCTGGAAAACCTGTTGCGTAACATTGACGGAGATACCGTCACGGAACAAGACTTGCAGGCCATTGTTGACTGGCAAAAAACCGGGCACGCAGATAGAGAAATTGCCTACCGTCCAGCGCGCGTGCTGATGCAGGATTTTACCGGTGTTCCTGCCGTGGTGGACCTTGCTGCCATGCGACAGGCGGTCGAACGCCTCGGCGGTAACGTCAATCAGGTCAATCCTTTATCTCCCGTTGATTTAGTGATTGACCATTCGGTGACTGTCGATGAGTTCGGCGATCGCGCCGCTTTTGGTGAAAACGTCAAGCTCGAGATGGAGCGTAACCACGAGCGTTATATTTTCCTGCGTTGGGGCCAGAAAGCCTTTAACCGTTTCCGCGTCGTGCCGCCGGGCACGGGGATTTGTCACCAGGTAAACCTTGAATATCTCGGCCAAACCGTGTGGCACGAGCAGCAGAACGGCGTTGAAGTTGCTTACCCTGACACGCTGGTCGGCACCGACTCACATACCACGATGATTAACGGCCTGGGCGTACTGGGCTGGGGCTGTGGTGGTATCGAAGCCGAAGCGGCTATGCTGGGTCAGCCAGTCTCGATGCTGATCCCTGACGTTGTAGGCTTTAAGCTTTCGGGCAAGCTTGGTGAAGGTATTACCGCAACTGACCTGGTGTTAACCGTTACCCAAATGCTGCGTAAGCACGGAGTAGTGGGTAAATTTGTAGAGTTTTATGGTGATGGTCTGGCTGATTTGCCACTGGCCGACCGTGCGACGATTGCCAATATGTCCCCTGAATTTGGCGCTACCTGCGGCTTTTTCCCGGTCGACGAAGTAACCTTGAGCTACATGAAACTCAGCGGCCGCAGCGACGAGCAGATTGCGCTGGTTCAGGCCTACAGCAAAGAGCAGGGACTGTGGCGTAATGAAGGTGACGAGCCCATTTTCACCAGTACTCTTGAGCTGGACATGGGAACCGTTGAGTCGAGTCTGGCGGGCCCTAAACGTCCACAGGATCGTGTGGCATTGCCCAACGTGCCGCAGGCATTTAAGTTGGCTACCGAGCTTGAACTGAGTAACTCAACCTCACACAGCGACAGTGTCGATTTTAATTATAAAGATCAGGCGCTGCAGCTCACTACCGGCGCAGTGGTTATCGCCGCAATTACTTCCTGCACCAATACCTCCAACCCCAGCGTTTTAATGGCCGCCGGTCTGCTGGCTAAAAACGCCGCTGCGCGCGGGCTGAAAAGCAAGCCATGGGTCAAGACCTCGTTGGCACCTGGCTCAAAAGTGGTGACCGAATATCTTAATGCCGCTGGCCTGATGCCAGAGTTGGAAAAACTCGGCTTTAACCTGGTGGGTTACGGCTGTACCACTTGTATTGGTAACTCAGGCCCGCTGCCGGAACCGATAGAAACCGCTATCAAGCAGGGCGATTTGACCGTCGGTGCCGTACTTTCCGGTAACCGTAACTTTGAAGGTCGTATTCACCCGTTGATCAAAACCAACTGGCTGGCCTCGCCGCCGCTGGTGGTTGCTTACGCTTTGGCAGGGAATATTTCGGTCAATTTGACTCACGATCCGCTCGGCATCGGCAGTGACGGCAAACCAGTCTATTTGCGTGATATCTGGCCTTCGGCCAATGAGATCGCCAAAGCGGTCGAGCAGGTGAAAACTGAGATGTTCCACAAAGAGTACGCCGAAGTGTTTAACGGTGATGAAAACTGGCAGAGTATCAAGGTTGAAGGCACGCCTACTTACGCCTGGCAGGAGGACTCGACGTATATTCGCCACCCGCCATTCTTTAGCGACATGAAAGTTAAACCGGATCCCGTGCAGGACATCAAAGATGCGCGCATTCTGGCTATTTTGGCCGATTCGGTAACCACTGACCATATTTCCCCGGCGGGTAATATCAAAGCCGAAAGTCCGGCGGGGCGTTATCTCAGCGAGCACGGTGTAAAAACCGGTGATTTCAATTCCTATGGTTCACGACGTGGTAATCATGAGGTGATGATGCGCGGGACCTTTGCCAACATCCGTATTCGTAACGAAATGGTTCCCGGTGTAGAAGGTGGGGTAACCCGCCATATTCCTTCCGGCGATCGCCTGGCTATTTATGATGCGGCAATGCGCTATCAGGCAGAGGGCGTGCCGACCGCGGTGATTGCCGGTAAAGAGTATGGCTCCGGCTCCAGCCGTGACTGGGCAGCCAAAGGTCCTAGATTACTCGGGGTTCGCGTAGTGATCGCCGAATCTTTTGAGCGTATCCACCGTTCAAACCTGATTGGCATGGGGATCTTGCCTCTGGAGTTTCCACAGGGAGTCAGCCGTAAGACACTGAATCTCAAAGGGGACGAGACCATTAGCGTCAGTGGTATGCAGTCATTGAAACCGGGGCAGGACGTGCCGGTGCACATTACTTACGCCGACGGCAGGAAAGAGGTCATTAATGCGCGCAGTCGTATCGATACCGGCAATGAGCTGACCTATTTTGAAAACGGCGGGATCCTGCACTATGTGATCCGAAAAATGCTGTAG
- the pyrF gene encoding orotidine-5'-phosphate decarboxylase, with translation MKSENNPHNNDLKSSPIVVALDYANKSAALDFVDRIDPRDCRLKIGKEMFTLFGPQLVKDLQSRDFDVFLDLKFHDIPNTVAHAIAAAADLGVWMVNVHASGGARMMTAAKNALLPFGKDAPLLIAVTVLTSMEASDLADLGISLSPADYALRLATLTRDCGLNGVVCSAQEAAAFKTQLGQEFKLVTPGIRPAGSAADDQRRVMTPRDAQLAGVDYMVIGRPITQSGDPAQTLREIRASLV, from the coding sequence ATGAAGTCAGAAAATAACCCTCACAACAACGACTTGAAATCATCTCCTATTGTGGTCGCGCTTGATTACGCTAATAAGTCAGCCGCGCTTGATTTTGTTGACCGGATTGATCCTCGCGATTGCCGCCTTAAGATCGGTAAAGAGATGTTCACTCTGTTTGGTCCACAGTTGGTCAAAGACCTACAATCTCGCGATTTTGATGTGTTCCTCGATCTTAAATTCCACGATATTCCCAATACCGTGGCGCACGCTATTGCCGCCGCGGCCGATTTGGGTGTGTGGATGGTAAACGTACACGCAAGCGGCGGCGCGCGCATGATGACAGCAGCCAAAAATGCCTTGCTGCCGTTTGGCAAGGATGCGCCGTTGCTGATTGCCGTCACTGTACTGACCAGCATGGAGGCCAGTGATTTGGCAGATCTCGGTATCTCACTCAGCCCTGCAGATTACGCTTTACGCCTTGCAACGTTGACGCGCGATTGCGGCCTGAATGGTGTGGTCTGTTCTGCGCAGGAAGCTGCAGCATTTAAAACTCAGCTGGGCCAGGAATTCAAATTAGTCACACCGGGCATTCGCCCTGCGGGCAGCGCGGCCGATGACCAGCGTCGTGTGATGACCCCTCGTGATGCCCAGCTTGCTGGCGTAGATTACATGGTGATTGGTCGTCCGATTACGCAATCCGGTGATCCGGCGCAAACGCTGCGTGAAATCCGCGCTTCGCTGGTGTAA
- the ribA gene encoding GTP cyclohydrolase II: protein MQLKRVAEAKLPTPWGDFLMVGFEELATGHDHLALVFGDISGETPVLARVHSECLTGDALFSLRCDCGFQLEAALNHIAEEGRGILMYHRQEGRNIGLLNKIRAYALQDKGYDTVEANHQLGFAADERDFTLCADMFKLLGVDAVRLLTNNPKKVEILSEAGINIIERVPLIVGRNPKNENYLATKAAKMGHLLDK from the coding sequence ATGCAGCTGAAACGGGTGGCAGAAGCCAAACTGCCAACACCATGGGGCGATTTCCTGATGGTGGGTTTTGAAGAATTGGCAACCGGACACGATCACCTGGCACTAGTATTCGGCGATATCAGCGGCGAAACGCCGGTGCTCGCACGTGTGCATTCAGAATGTCTGACCGGCGATGCGCTTTTCAGCCTGCGCTGTGATTGCGGTTTTCAACTCGAAGCGGCGCTGAATCACATCGCCGAAGAGGGACGCGGGATCCTGATGTATCACCGCCAGGAAGGACGTAACATCGGTCTGCTGAACAAAATTCGTGCCTACGCGTTGCAGGACAAGGGCTACGATACTGTTGAAGCCAACCATCAGTTAGGTTTTGCCGCCGATGAGCGTGACTTCACCCTGTGCGCCGATATGTTCAAACTGCTAGGCGTTGATGCCGTTCGACTGCTGACTAATAATCCGAAAAAGGTCGAAATTCTTTCAGAAGCCGGGATTAACATTATCGAACGCGTACCGCTGATTGTCGGTCGTAACCCGAAAAATGAAAATTATCTGGCGACCAAGGCTGCTAAAATGGGTCATTTGCTGGATAAATAA
- a CDS encoding LapA family protein produces the protein MKYLLIFLFVLVIVVISITLGAHNDQVVTFNYLLAQGDYRVSTLLAVLFATGFVLGWIICGLFYLRVRLSLGRAQRKIKRLEQQVAPTTTEPAVAQSPVIKE, from the coding sequence GTGAAATATTTGCTGATTTTTTTGTTCGTGCTGGTCATCGTCGTGATTTCTATCACATTGGGTGCCCATAACGATCAGGTTGTAACCTTTAACTATTTACTGGCGCAGGGTGATTATCGCGTTTCCACGCTGTTAGCCGTGCTGTTCGCGACCGGCTTTGTGCTGGGCTGGATTATCTGCGGCCTGTTTTATTTGCGAGTGCGCCTGTCATTGGGCCGCGCACAGCGTAAAATCAAACGTTTAGAGCAGCAAGTTGCACCGACCACGACCGAACCCGCTGTTGCACAGTCGCCGGTCATCAAGGAATAA
- the pgpB gene encoding phosphatidylglycerophosphatase B, which translates to MLQIAIRTSCAALLLLIMPALVWASGWLWSPGMSGLILRPFYWMTETVSAPWGTLTNIVLCAWFLWCLRYRIKPAIVLIVLLSAAVLIGQGVKSYVKKEVQEPRPYVQWLGKSQEMDVTAFYLQKSKARSAQVKEELGNVKDNALIPQWLGKSWQADTGFAFPSGHTMFAASWALLAVGLLWPRRHYKTIAILLVWASLVMGSRLLLGMHWPRDLMASVGISWVLITFASWLAQKLCGPFTPPVQEQQEIEQREPE; encoded by the coding sequence ATGCTTCAAATCGCTATAAGGACGTCGTGTGCAGCTTTACTCCTCCTCATTATGCCTGCCTTGGTCTGGGCAAGCGGCTGGCTATGGTCGCCGGGGATGAGTGGCCTTATCTTACGCCCATTCTACTGGATGACCGAGACGGTTAGTGCTCCGTGGGGCACATTGACGAATATCGTACTATGCGCCTGGTTTCTTTGGTGCCTGCGTTATCGAATCAAACCGGCGATCGTGCTGATTGTGTTGCTTAGCGCGGCGGTACTGATTGGCCAGGGGGTGAAAAGTTACGTCAAGAAAGAGGTGCAAGAGCCGCGGCCTTATGTGCAATGGCTGGGTAAGTCTCAGGAAATGGACGTTACAGCTTTCTATCTGCAAAAAAGCAAGGCGCGCAGTGCTCAAGTTAAAGAAGAGTTGGGCAATGTAAAAGACAATGCGCTTATCCCACAATGGCTGGGCAAAAGCTGGCAAGCCGATACGGGTTTTGCGTTCCCTTCCGGCCATACAATGTTTGCCGCCAGTTGGGCGCTGTTGGCCGTGGGATTACTGTGGCCGCGTCGCCATTACAAGACAATCGCGATTTTGCTGGTTTGGGCGAGCCTGGTCATGGGCAGTCGTCTGTTGCTGGGCATGCACTGGCCTAGAGATTTGATGGCATCAGTGGGGATCAGTTGGGTATTGATCACCTTCGCCAGCTGGCTGGCACAAAAACTCTGCGGGCCCTTCACTCCGCCAGTTCAGGAGCAGCAAGAGATTGAGCAGAGAGAGCCTGAATGA
- the lapB gene encoding lipopolysaccharide assembly protein LapB: MLELLFLLLPVAAAYGWYMGRRSSQQDKQQNANRLSREYVAGVNFLLSNQQDKAVDLFLDMLKEDSNTVEAHLTLGNLFRSRGEVDRAIRIHQSLMESASLTFEQRLLAIQQLGRDYMAAGFYDRAEDMFNQLVKEEDFKLLALQQLLVIHQATSDWQSAIDVAEKLVKLGKNDKHQEIAHFYCELALQAMSSDDLDKATAILKKAAASDKLCARVSLMQGRILLAQGEYSKAADALKRVLEQDKEVVSETLPMLQECYQHLGNHTEWAEFLKRCVDENTGATAELMLAEILQQEEGREAAQLYINRQLQRHPTMRVFHHLMDYHLADAEEGRAKESLMLLRDMVGEQIRTKPRYRCHKCGFTAHSLYWHCPSCRGWATVKPIRGLDGQ, encoded by the coding sequence ATGTTAGAACTGCTGTTTCTGTTATTACCCGTTGCTGCCGCCTATGGCTGGTATATGGGGCGCAGAAGCTCACAACAGGATAAACAGCAGAATGCCAACCGTTTATCTCGGGAATATGTGGCGGGAGTGAACTTTTTACTTTCGAATCAGCAAGATAAAGCGGTTGACCTGTTTCTTGATATGTTGAAGGAAGACAGCAATACTGTTGAGGCGCATTTAACTCTAGGTAACCTTTTTCGCTCACGTGGCGAGGTTGACCGGGCGATTCGTATTCACCAGTCGTTGATGGAAAGCGCCTCATTAACTTTCGAGCAGCGACTGCTCGCAATTCAACAGCTTGGCCGAGACTACATGGCGGCAGGCTTTTACGATCGCGCCGAAGACATGTTTAACCAGTTGGTCAAAGAGGAAGACTTTAAGCTGCTTGCCTTGCAGCAGTTGCTGGTTATCCATCAGGCCACCAGCGACTGGCAGAGCGCGATAGACGTTGCCGAAAAACTGGTGAAACTCGGTAAAAATGATAAACATCAAGAAATCGCCCACTTCTATTGTGAACTGGCGTTGCAGGCGATGTCTTCCGATGATCTTGATAAAGCTACGGCAATTTTGAAAAAAGCCGCTGCGTCAGACAAACTTTGTGCTCGCGTTTCGCTGATGCAGGGTCGCATCCTGTTAGCTCAGGGCGAATACAGCAAAGCCGCCGATGCACTGAAACGTGTGCTTGAACAAGATAAAGAAGTGGTCAGTGAAACGTTGCCCATGCTGCAAGAGTGCTATCAGCATCTTGGTAATCACACGGAGTGGGCGGAGTTTCTTAAACGCTGCGTGGACGAAAATACCGGGGCAACTGCTGAACTGATGTTGGCCGAGATCCTGCAACAGGAAGAAGGTCGCGAGGCTGCTCAACTGTATATCAATCGCCAATTACAGCGCCATCCGACGATGCGTGTGTTCCATCATTTGATGGACTACCACCTTGCAGACGCAGAGGAAGGGCGTGCGAAAGAGAGTTTGATGCTGCTTAGGGATATGGTCGGCGAACAAATCCGCACCAAGCCGCGCTACCGCTGCCATAAGTGTGGATTTACCGCGCATTCGCTGTATTGGCATTGTCCGTCATGTCGCGGTTGGGCAACGGTGAAACCGATCCGAGGTCTCGACGGACAATAA
- the yciH gene encoding stress response translation initiation inhibitor YciH: MRNDDNSRLVYSTEGGRIDEPKAKVERPRGDGVVRIQRQTSGRKGKGVCLITGVDLDDAALDKLAAELKKKCGCGGSLKDGVIEIQGDKRDLLKQLLEAKGMKVKLAGG; this comes from the coding sequence ATGAGAAACGATGATAATAGCCGTTTAGTTTATTCTACTGAAGGCGGCAGGATTGATGAGCCGAAAGCCAAGGTTGAAAGGCCCAGGGGAGACGGCGTGGTTCGCATTCAGCGCCAGACCAGTGGCAGAAAAGGCAAAGGCGTGTGTCTCATCACGGGCGTTGATTTGGATGACGCGGCATTGGATAAACTGGCCGCCGAATTAAAGAAAAAATGTGGCTGTGGCGGTTCACTTAAAGATGGCGTGATTGAGATTCAGGGCGATAAGCGTGACTTGCTCAAGCAGCTGCTGGAAGCCAAAGGGATGAAAGTGAAGCTTGCGGGCGGATGA
- the osmB gene encoding osmotically-inducible lipoprotein OsmB, protein MTMLLNKRIASIGLVLVVVMSVSACGNMSNRGRNTAIGAGAGALGGAVLTNGSALGTLGGAAVGGVVGHQINR, encoded by the coding sequence ATGACAATGCTCTTAAATAAACGTATTGCCAGTATTGGTTTAGTGCTTGTAGTTGTGATGTCAGTAAGTGCATGTGGAAACATGTCTAATCGCGGCCGTAATACGGCAATTGGTGCTGGTGCAGGTGCATTGGGTGGCGCAGTGCTAACCAATGGTAGCGCATTAGGTACTCTTGGTGGCGCAGCTGTCGGTGGCGTTGTGGGTCATCAGATCAACCGATAA
- the cysB gene encoding HTH-type transcriptional regulator CysB, protein MKLQQLRYIVEVVNHNLNVSSTAEGLYTSQPGISKQVRMLEDELGIQIFARSGKHLTQVTPAGQEIIRIAREVLSKVDAIKAVAGEHTYPDKGSLYVATTHTQARYALPNVIKGFIERYPRVSLHMHQGSPTQIAEAVSKGNADFAIATEALHLYDDLIMLPCYHWNRAVVVQPDHPLAGKEKVTIEELASYPIVTYTFGFTGRSELDTAFNRAGLTPRIVFTATDADVIKTYVRLGLGVGVIASMAVDPLQDPDLVTVDASDIFTHSTTKIGFRRSTFLRSYMYDFIQRFAPHLTRDVVDSAIALRSNEDIEALFKDIKLPHK, encoded by the coding sequence ATGAAATTGCAGCAACTGCGTTACATCGTAGAAGTTGTTAATCACAATCTGAACGTCTCTTCGACGGCAGAAGGCCTCTACACCTCACAACCGGGCATCAGCAAGCAAGTGCGTATGCTTGAAGATGAACTAGGGATTCAGATATTTGCCCGCAGCGGTAAACATCTCACCCAGGTCACCCCCGCGGGTCAGGAGATTATCCGCATTGCCCGCGAAGTGCTGTCAAAAGTTGATGCGATTAAAGCCGTAGCCGGAGAACATACCTATCCTGATAAAGGGTCGCTGTATGTGGCCACCACCCATACTCAGGCGCGATACGCGTTGCCTAATGTGATTAAGGGATTCATCGAGCGTTATCCGCGTGTTTCACTGCACATGCACCAGGGGTCGCCGACGCAAATTGCCGAAGCAGTGTCCAAAGGCAACGCAGATTTTGCCATCGCCACCGAAGCGCTGCATCTTTATGATGATCTGATTATGCTGCCTTGCTATCACTGGAATCGTGCCGTAGTCGTGCAGCCAGATCATCCGCTGGCAGGCAAAGAAAAGGTCACTATTGAAGAGCTGGCCTCCTATCCGATTGTTACCTATACCTTTGGTTTTACCGGCCGTTCGGAACTGGATACCGCGTTTAATCGCGCCGGTTTGACACCGCGCATCGTCTTTACCGCCACTGATGCAGACGTGATCAAAACCTACGTTCGCCTCGGATTGGGCGTTGGGGTCATTGCCAGCATGGCGGTGGATCCGCTGCAAGATCCCGATCTGGTCACTGTGGATGCCAGCGATATCTTTACTCATAGCACCACTAAAATTGGTTTCCGCCGCAGTACTTTCCTGCGCAGTTACATGTACGATTTCATCCAGCGATTTGCGCCGCACCTGACTCGCGACGTGGTCGACAGTGCTATCGCATTGCGCTCCAATGAAGACATTGAAGCTTTGTTTAAAGATATTAAACTCCCGCACAAGTAA